The Nocardioides salarius genome includes a region encoding these proteins:
- a CDS encoding S8 family serine peptidase yields the protein MNGRAGRRVPAAASAASAAVGALTLLALAAGAAAPAAAVGGAAPETRSCTEVAAEDPEVGPFAGPSRALEAMGVPAAHEVLRRRGVLPGEGVTVAVVDTGIAPRAGLPAAPGVASYGPDGEPVDPHGTVVAGLVAAPPRPDGDAVGVAPGARLVDVRVLDAFSPQEGQAGPLAVRVAEGLEHVLAQVRRVGGARPVVDVVNVSVAVPPEPRIDAAVEALWRAGVVVVAESGDRPVDEADPLPDELAVATPGEDAASQVHPAGAGDGRGEHVLGVAAVGDAPDAPDAGVLRSSAIDVAAPTVGGVSVGLNGGTCGVDSVSTSWAAAQVTGVVALLMSAYPDDTPEQVLDRLLPAADGRADVRSPTRGAGVVRADEALARGLGPPAPEAPRSVADAEPATAPVPEPDLLASVRDDAVWWGVLGGGALLLALVLRPVLARRDPARTSR from the coding sequence GTGAACGGCCGGGCCGGCCGGAGGGTGCCCGCGGCGGCCTCAGCGGCCTCGGCGGCGGTGGGGGCGCTGACCCTCCTCGCGCTGGCGGCAGGCGCTGCTGCACCGGCCGCCGCGGTCGGTGGCGCCGCGCCCGAGACCAGGTCCTGCACCGAGGTGGCCGCCGAGGACCCCGAGGTGGGCCCGTTCGCCGGCCCGAGCCGGGCGCTGGAGGCGATGGGGGTGCCCGCGGCGCACGAGGTGCTGCGCCGCCGCGGCGTGCTCCCCGGCGAGGGCGTGACCGTCGCCGTGGTCGACACCGGCATCGCACCACGCGCGGGGCTGCCCGCGGCGCCCGGCGTGGCGTCGTACGGGCCGGACGGCGAGCCGGTCGACCCGCACGGCACCGTCGTCGCCGGCCTGGTCGCCGCGCCGCCGCGCCCCGACGGTGACGCGGTCGGCGTGGCCCCGGGCGCGCGCCTGGTCGACGTGCGGGTGCTCGACGCGTTCAGCCCGCAGGAGGGCCAGGCGGGGCCGCTGGCGGTGCGGGTCGCCGAGGGCCTGGAGCACGTCCTGGCGCAGGTGCGTCGCGTCGGCGGCGCTCGGCCCGTCGTGGACGTCGTGAACGTCTCCGTCGCCGTCCCGCCCGAGCCGCGCATCGACGCGGCGGTCGAGGCGCTGTGGCGCGCGGGCGTCGTCGTGGTCGCCGAGTCGGGCGACCGACCGGTCGACGAGGCCGACCCGCTGCCCGACGAGCTGGCCGTGGCCACGCCCGGCGAGGACGCCGCCTCGCAGGTGCATCCCGCCGGGGCGGGCGACGGCCGGGGCGAGCACGTGCTCGGGGTCGCGGCCGTCGGCGACGCCCCGGACGCCCCCGACGCCGGGGTGCTGCGCAGCAGCGCCATCGACGTCGCCGCCCCCACCGTCGGCGGGGTGTCGGTGGGGCTCAACGGCGGCACCTGCGGCGTCGACTCGGTCTCCACCTCGTGGGCGGCCGCGCAGGTCACCGGCGTGGTCGCCCTGCTGATGTCGGCCTACCCCGACGACACCCCCGAGCAGGTCCTCGACCGGCTGCTGCCCGCGGCCGACGGTCGCGCCGACGTACGCTCGCCGACGCGCGGCGCCGGGGTGGTGCGCGCCGACGAGGCCCTCGCCCGCGGCCTGGGCCCGCCCGCCCCCGAGGCCCCCCGGTCGGTCGCCGACGCCGAGCCCGCCACCGCCCCGGTGCCCGAGCCCGACCTGCTCGCGAGCGTGCGCGACGACGCCGTGTGGTGGGGTGTGCTGGGCGGGGGAGCGCTGCTGCTGGCGCTGGTGCTGCGCCCCGTCCTCGCCCGCCGCGACCCGGCCCGTACCTCGCGCTGA